The genomic stretch TCCAATGTCTTCATTCAGGGCAAGAACTTCCACTATCACTTCGCCTTCTGCGAGGGGTTTTGGGATTGGGTGCATGAGGGCTTCGACAAGGGCGTGATCTACAGCATCGGCAAGGTCCGCGCGGAGCTCCTCGAAGGCAAGAAGGGCGACGAGGCGCGCACTTGGGCCGAGGAAATGCCCAATGGGTTCTTTCTCGACGACGTGGGCGACGCGGCCGTTATGAGGGAGTACTCCCACTGCATGACTTGGGCCGCCGCCGACAAGCACTATCAGCCCGCTGCGCTCGCGCGCTTCGCCGAAGGCAAGAGGGCTGACGCCTTCCTGCTCGCATACGCACGCGCCTATGGGCATATCGTTGTGACGCAGGAGTTGTCGCAGCCCGAAAAGAAAAAGGAAGTGCCGATTCCCGACGCGGCACTAAAGATCGGCAAGGTTAAGACCGTGACGATCTACGAATTGCTAAGGGCGCACGCTCGCCCGACGTTCGTCTTCAAGCCCTAGCCTCGG from Lysobacter auxotrophicus encodes the following:
- a CDS encoding DUF4411 family protein, yielding MTNKYIIDSNVFIQGKNFHYHFAFCEGFWDWVHEGFDKGVIYSIGKVRAELLEGKKGDEARTWAEEMPNGFFLDDVGDAAVMREYSHCMTWAAADKHYQPAALARFAEGKRADAFLLAYARAYGHIVVTQELSQPEKKKEVPIPDAALKIGKVKTVTIYELLRAHARPTFVFKP